The Cervus canadensis isolate Bull #8, Minnesota chromosome X, ASM1932006v1, whole genome shotgun sequence genome contains the following window.
gccttagaaagcatcactacgaacaaagctagtggatgtgatggaattccagttgagctgtttcaaatcctgaaaggtgatgctgtgaaagtgctgcactcaatatgccagcaaatttggaaaactcagcagtggccacaggactggaaaaggtcagttttcattccaatccctaagaaaggcaatgccaaagaatgctcaaactactgcacaattccactcatctcacacgctagtaaagtaatgctcaaaattctccaagccaggcttcagcaatacatgaaccgtgaacttccagatgttgaagctggttttagaaaaggcagaggaagcagagatcaaattgccaatatccgctggatcatcgaaaaagNNNNNNNNNNNNNNNNNNNNNNNNNNNNNNNNNNNNNNNNNNNNNNNNNNNNNNNNNNNNNNNNNNNNNNNNNNNNNNNNNNNNNNNNNNNNNNNNNNNNNNNNNNNNNNNNNNNNNNNNNNNNNNNNNNNNNNNNNNNNNNNNNNNNNNNNNNNNNNNNNNNNNNNNNNNNNNNNNNNNNNNNNNNNNNNNNNNNNNNNNNNNNNNNNNNNNNNNNNNNNNNNNNNNNNNNNNNNNNNNNNNNNNNNNNNNNNNNNNNNNNNNNNNNNNNNNNNNNNNNNNNNNNNNNNNNNNNNNNNNNNNNNNNNNNNNNNNNNNNNNNNNNNNNNNNNNNNNNNNNNNNNNNNNNNNNNNNNNNNNNNNNNNNNNNNNNNNNNNNNNNNNNNNNNNNNNNNNNNNNNNNNNNNNNNNNNNNNNNNNNNNNNNNNNNNNNNNNNNNNNNNNNNNNNNNNNNNNNtgggctggaagaagcacaagctggaatcaagattgctgggagaaatatcaataacctcagatatgcagataacaccacccttatggcagagagtgaaggggaactgaaaagcctcttgatgaaagtgaaagaggagagtaaaaaagctggcttaaagcttaacattcagaaaactaagatcatggcatctggtcccatcacctcatgggaaatagatggggagacagtggaaacagtggctgactttatttttttgggctccaaaatcactgcagatggtgactgaagccatgaaattaaaagacgcttactgcttggaaggaaaattatgaccaacctagatagcatattaaaaagcagagacattactttgtgaacagaggtccatctggtcaaggctatggtttttccagtggtcatgtatggatgtgagagttggactgtggagaaagctgagtgccgaaaaattgatgcttttgaactatggtgttggagaagactcttgagagtcccttggattgcaaagagatccaaccagtccatcctagagattagtcctgggtgttcattggatggactgttgctgaagctgaaactccaatactttggccgcctcatgcaaagagttgactcattggaaaagaccgtgatgctgggagggattgggggcaggaggagaaggggacaacagaggatgagatggctggatggcatcaccgacttgatgggcatgagtttgagtaaactccaggagttggtgatggacagggaggcctggcgtgctgcaattcatggggtcgcaaagagtcggacacgactgagcgactgaactcactgactgactgacagaccTGGGGAAAAAGGATGAGGAAAAGGCAAGTTAAAATGCCATAAAACTTATCATTCTTACTGATATTCAGCTATTTTTCTTCAATAGATGTTTCCCAGATTACTACAAGCCTTTGATTAATTTTCAGAGTTCTGAAAACAAGTTGATTTTGACAGTTTCTGTCAGTGTTCTCTTTTAAGAGATTCTTAACTCTGCCATTTTCACTGACACCACCTTTTTTAACAGCATTTTCTGAAGCTTAAGCGTTTGTGATTTTgatgaaatctaattttttttaatgacttctgCTTTTGATCTTGTAACTAAGATTTCTTTCTAACCCAGGGTCATAAAGATTTTCTTCATATGTGTTCTTCTAGAAGATATATAGTTTTAGCTcatacatttaggtctgtgagccatttttaattaatttctgaaTTACACATAGGGTGTAaggttgtgtgtttgtgtgtgtgtgtgtgtgtgtacatgctcagttgtgtcctactctttgcgaccccatggactgtagcccgccaggctcctctgtgcatgggatttctcagacaagaatactagagtgggttgccgtttctttctccaggggatcttcccaacccagggaccgaacccacgtctcctgcattgcaggcagattctttaccactgagtcacctgggaagcctggtgtaagGTTAGGGTTACATTAATCTCTTTGCATATGTATGTCCAATAGTCCTGCCACTTTTCATTGAAAAGATAATCCTTTCCAAATTAAACTGTCTtggtactttttaaagaaaatcaattaaCCATAAATTTAtgggtttttaaactttttgtccTTATTCCTCTACTTTCTTTACCCTGTTTACTTTTCAGCAGTTTGATTATGATTGTGCTGTGTCTGGGCATGAGTTCtttgttatttcaaattctaaatttCTTACCTATTCCAAATTTTGCTTTGTAGTTTTCACTGTTGTCATGTACTCTATGTAGTCTCTCTAGTTTTGTAGCTATATTCAGTGGGAGAGGCAAGGTGAAGTACGCTTACTTAATCTTACCTGGAGAGAGAATTCCTAATGGCTAATAATTTTGAGGGCTTATTTGTGCTAGTCCTTATGCTTAGCATTTTgcacattaactcatttaaacctTACAGTAGCCCTATAAGATAGTATCTATATTACAGATAATGAAATAGAACTTCTGAAAGAATGAATTTCTCAAGGTCAGTTATTAAATAACCAGGCTAGAACTTAAATCTAGGTCTGTTTTTAATATGAAAGTCTGTGCTCTTGATCATGGCATTTGtatacatgattttaaaagattttttgtttttttttttaagtgtgatttTACTGTATCTTGAGATAACACTGTGTGTATTTATGTTTAAGTAATACATATCCCATTTTCTAACCTTAAATCAGTGGGAAAACAACATATAGTCTCCCTAGAAATATACTTCTTCTGAAATCTTAAACTCCATACTGCTCCATAACCTTTCTCTTATCCTTCTGGCTCTCACAACTCTCTTAACAATCATTTTACCATTCTTTCAACCCAGTTAAAATCTCCAGCtccttaatctttttttcttctcccaatctgtcatccccttcctgtTGCCTCTTCCTTCCACATCTCGCTTAGACTCCATCATCCATTATTTACCCAAGTTATTGCCACTGAGTCATtttccttgcttcttttttttttgtgcatCATACCCACCCAGCAAATCCTCAACCCTGAATCAATCCAACTGATTACTTTCTTTATTGCTGCATGATGGATTTTGAGCACTACTAAAGAAAAATAGTATAACTGTGTTGATTAGTGCCTCTACAAATTCGTCATCTCTGGTATCATCTAGAGCCTTCTTTCTTGTTTGGAAATGTCTCCTAGTCTCTGGTCAGCTCTCTGTTTCATTCcttaaaaatgctattttagaTCTTCATTACTATTTCCTATCCTACtgctatttcattatttttagcaGGTAGTCTTCTTTCCTATTtcaaaggaaacaataccatcaGTAAGAACCTTCATCTACTTTCTGCCTGACTCTGCTAATTTCTGTATCCTAGCcatcattttcttccatttcaaatCAGTGCTGGGGACATCCTTCCTGCCAAAGGttaatatttattcctttgtgcTAGATCCTCTCCCTCTTATCTCCCCAGGGACCTCAGTCAGCTATTCACAATATTACTTCTTTCCTTTCAAGAATTTCACATGATTTGTACCATTTGCCAGTGTCCATGGTGTACATACTCCTACTGTgaactatcttttaaaaagtgataaaaaaaatgCCCTTCAGTTGTTTTGCTACTTGAGCAAATAATATGTTTAGATTCCCTCCCTTCACTGTATACCATAACAAGTAGCAATTGGTTTaatcaatgaaatataaaaattgaagCCCAAAAAAGATAGGGTTAAAGtacatatgttaatatttttaatatccaaatgggaaaatattttttcagtatttaatgaaaaattttaaacccaCAGAAAGGTTGAAAGAATTTTATCACAAACACCCAGTGATGGCTGGCTAGattatatcattaatattttactgATTTATCACATGTCTATCCCTCTATCCATCTATtaaaccatcttttttttttaaaccatcttactttattgatttatttaaatggATCACCAGTGTAAACACATGTACCCCTAAATATGTCAATATATATATTGTtagctaaaaatatattttcttttgatgtAAAATTTCCATGCAATGAAATGCACAAAACTTAAGTATTCATTTGCTGACTTTTGACTTGTATATACATCTTTGTAGTGATGTGTTGGCAAATATTTAGCAGCCAGCTCTccagaaaaaaagattcttatCTGTATCATTTGCCAGTTCATGATATACATATTCCTACAATGGCCAGTTTCAAGGTACCGATGTGTTATCACACAATTATTGGACCGACCGTGTTCAACATACCTCCATCTGTGTGACCTAACACATAAAAGGTTACCATCGGAACACCCCTCGCCGGGGCCGGGGCCTGGGTGCCGAGGGACCTGGGCGGCATCACTGCCCCCCAAATGGCCGCGGCGGCGGACCCGGCTCCCACGCTGCGGCCCTAGGCGGCCTCTTGCCATGGCCAAGTGGCTGAACAAGTACTTCAGCTTGGGCAACAGCAAGACCAAGAGTCCCCCGCAACCACCGCGGCCCGACTACCACGAGCAGCGGCGCCAAGGCGAGCGGCCCTCGCAGCCCCCCCCAGGCCATGCCGCAGGCCCCCGCGGCTGCCTCCGCGTCCTTCGGTACAGCCGCCGCCTCCTGCTTCTCGGCCTCGTCGGGATCGCTGCCCAACGACAGCGGCAGCACGAGCGACCTCATCCGCGCCTACCACGCACAGAAGGAGCGCGACTTTGAGGACCCCTACAACGGGCCCAGCTCGTCGCTGCGCAAATTGCGGGCCATGTGCTGCCTGGACTACTGCGGCGGCGGGGAGCCGGGTGGGAGCCAGCGCGCCTTTTCCGCCTTATCCGTGTCGGGCGCCGCGGGCTGCTGCTGTGCCTCCTCCGGCGAGGGCACCGCCGCGTCCTCGTCCTCGTCCTCTGGCTCCCCGCATCTCtaccgcagcagcagcagcgagcGGCGGCCTGCCACCCCGGCCGAAGTGCGCTACATCTCCCCGAAGCATCGCCTCATTAAGGTGGAGAGTGCCGCAGGCTGTGCCGGGGACCCCCCAGGGGCCACCTGCTCCGGCGGCCGTACCTGGAGCCCGATGGCCTGCGGCGGCAAGAAACTACTCAACAAGTGTGGCGCCTCGGCCACGGAGGAGAGCGGTGCCGGCAAGAAGGACAAGGTGACCATCGCTGATGACTACTCGGATCCCTTTGATGCCAAGAATGATCTCAAAAGCAaagcaggaaagggagagagCGCAGGCTACATGGAGCCCTATGAGGCCCAGAGGATCCTGACTGAGTTCCAGAAGCAGGAAAGCGTCCGGTCGAAGCACAAAGGCATCCAGTTGTACGACACCCCTTATGAACCCAAGGGCCAAAGCGTGGACTCGGACCCAGAGAGCACGGTCAGCCCCCAGCTCCGGGAGAGCAAGCTGCCCCAGGATGACGACAGGCCCGCCGACGAGTACGATCAGCCATGGGAGTGGAACCGGGTCACTATCCCAGCTCTGGCAGCCCAGTTTAATGGCAGTGAGAGGCGGCAGTCATCCCCCTCGCCTTCCCGGGACTGGCAGCACCAGCTTCGAGCTCCCAGAGGTGGCTTCAAGCCCATCAAACATGGGGGCCCTGAGTTCTGTGGGATCCTGGGAGAGAGAGTGGATCCTGCTGTGCCACTGGAGAAGCAAATACGGTATCACGGAGCCATCAGCAGGGCGACGCTGAGAACCTGCTGCGCCTCTGTAAGGAGTGCAGCTACCTTGTCCGGAACAGCCAGGCCAGCAGACACGACTACTCCCTCTCCCTGAAGAGCAACCAGGGCTTCATGCACATGAAACTGGccaaaaccaaagagaaataCGTCCTGGGTCAGAACAGCCCCCCGTTcgacagtgtcccagaggtcatCCACTACTACACCACCAGGAAGCTGCCCATCAAAGGCGCAGAGCACCTGTCCCTCCTCTACCCCGTGGCAGTGCGGACCCTgtgggccccgccccgccccgccggggCCCGGACGGGAAGGAGCCGGCGGCCCCGCCGCCGCTGCCAGCGTGTCCAGTTCATGTCGTTTGTATGGTACTAGCACACCACTGCATGTCTTAGAATGCTGTCGCCCCTCGCGGGGGGCTGGAGAAGGCCTGGATAGAGACTGATGGACAGCCAGTGCGccgccccagcccccacccccacccccctccttgAGTTTCTgtgaattaaaatatttgcaaatccaaaaaaaaaaaagattaccatCACTCCCAGAAAGTTTCATCATACTTCTTCTCAGTAACTCTTACCCCACTCTCCCAGaggcattttgatttttttccattataggttagtTTTGCCTCTTACAGAACTTCAGATAACTGTAACCATACACTTATATTCTTTGTGTAAGATTCTTTTAACTTAACACAATGTTATAAtgtataatgtttttgagattcattgaTACTGTGTGTATCAATAATTTTGCCTTCTcactataaaacaaaatttcttggAAGAGTTTTCTAAAATCACTGTTACTTTTCTAATGCTGCCGTAACAAATAtagtggcttagaacaacagaGATTTATCCTCTCATGgtggctagaagtctgaaatcaaggtgttgacaaGGCTAGGCTCTTTCCTAAGGTTCTAGAAGAGGATCCTTCatctcttctagcttctggtgatTGCCAGCATTCCTTGGTGTTGCAAAAGCATCATTGTAGTCTCTGCCTCTGTTATAATGTGACAGTCtccttgtgtgtctgtgtttctgtgtctgcACATGCTtagtgctcagtcacatctgactctttgtgactccatggactgtagcctgtcagactcctctgtccatggcatttcccaagcaaagaatactggagtgggttgcaatttactcctccaggggatcttcccaacccagggatcaaacccgagtctcctgcttggcagatgaattctttacctctgtgaaccacctgggaagccatgtctTCACACAGCATTCTTATTAAGGACACTTGTCTTTGGATTTAGGTTCCatcctaatccagtatgaccttaTGTTAACTAAATACATCCATCAACCCCctatttctgaataaagtcacatATTGAGGagctgaatggacatgaattttgaggGTTCACTATTCAATCCAGTATAATCAGCCCTCTGGCCTCCTCCATGAATTCATATTTGTCTTACATGCAAATACATTCACCTCATAACAACATCCCCTAAAGTCTTAACCCATTTCAGCATCAAATCTAAGTCctaaatattaactcaaaaagTCAGAAATCGCGTTATCTAATTCATCTAAATCAGGTGATGGTGGACTCTGAGTATGTTCCATGGCAAAGTTCCCTTCTGTCCAGAGACCTATGAAACTAGGCAATGGTGAGACAAGCATAGGATAAGCATTCCCATTCTGAaagggcagaaaggaaagaatgaaggggtTACTGTTCTAAAGCAAGTTAGCAGCCCAGCAGGGCAAATTCCATTAGATTTCAAGGCCTAAGAGTAGTGTTTTGGGTTCAGTGCTCTGTCCTGTGGTCACCAGGGGTAGCCTTGCTCTCTGGGTACTCTGGGACAGCTCCATCATCTTAGCCTACCAGGGCAGCTGCAGCCCCACCCTCTCTGGGTTTTGTGGCTTCATTTTACCTCCCTTCATTTTAGCTTGTCTCTGTCACTTTTACATCAGGCTGGCACTGTTTCTGCTGGTATAAAATCCTTATAAACCTTCTTGGTTTCTTATGTATGTCAAGAGAGCCACACCATTAGATATGAGGATTCTTGACAGATCCTTTCTGGATAATCCCTTGTCTGTTCCTGGCTTCTGATGATAAGGTTGACTAGATCCATGAGTCACATACATAATCTCTTCAGTGAAACTTTGTCTAAAGTTTGTCTAGCCACATACCATTGTCCCTTTTTCTAGGGCTATCTAGATTGGCTCAGAATTCTCCACATCaagttctgaatttctttttaaacagataCTTACTCAATTTAACTCACTCCTCTCTCATTTTATAAGTATCAGTGAGAAACCAGGCTACATCTTTCGCACTTTGCTTGGAAATCTCTTCAGCTAAATAtagaagagataccccacgtccaaggtgagagaaacccaagtaagacggtaggctttgagagagggcatcagagggcagacagactgaaaccacgatcacagacaactagccaatctgatcacatggaccacagccttgtctaa
Protein-coding sequences here:
- the LOC122434810 gene encoding LOW QUALITY PROTEIN: SH2 domain-containing adapter protein B-like (The sequence of the model RefSeq protein was modified relative to this genomic sequence to represent the inferred CDS: inserted 1 base in 1 codon; deleted 1 base in 1 codon), which codes for MIYIFLQWPVSRYRCVITQLLDRPCSTYLHLCDLTHKRLPSEHPSPGPGPGCRGTWAASLPPKWPRRRTRLPRCGPRRPLAMAKWLNKYFSLGNSKTKSPPQPPRPDYHEQRRQGERPSQPPQAMPQAPAAASASFGTAAASCFSASSGSLPNDSGSTSDLIRAYHAQKERDFEDPYNGPSSSLRKLRAMCCLDYCGGGEPGGSQRAFSALSVSGAAGCCCASSGEGTAASSSSSSGSPHLYRSSSSERRPATPAEVRYISPKHRLIKVESAAGCAGDPPGATCSGGRTWSPMACGGKKLLNKCGASATEESGAGKKDKVTIADDYSDPFDAKNDLKSKAGKGESAGYMEPYEAQRILTEFQKQESVRSKHKGIQLYDTPYEPKGQSVDSDPESTVSPQLRESKLPQDDDRPADEYDQPWEWNRVTIPALAAQFNGSERRQSSPSPSRDWQHQLRAPRGGFKPIKHGGPEFCGILGERVDPAVPLEKQIRYHGAISXGDAENLLRLCKECSYLVRNSQASRHDYSLSLKSNQGFMHMKLAKTKEKYVLGQNSPPFDSVPEVIHYYTTRKLPIKGAEHLSLLYPVAVRTLWAPPRPAGARTGRSRRPRRRCQRVQFMSFVWY